TATTCCACCAGTACTGGCTCCTTACTGGCCTCTTTTAAGTCAACCTGGCCAGCTCCTCCTTTTCTAGCCGCTGCTTCACGCCGGGCTGGCGCCCACAGCCAAGCATCCAACCCCCAAATCGTGCCTGTGATCACAGCAGCGGCCAACATTATCGTAGGAAAATCCACATTCATCGGAAACACTTACCTTAAATTGACAGAATTACAGTTTAGAAAATTTTTGACAATCAATCTTGGCCTTGCCTTTGGGGTATGTTCAAGGTTTTTTCCCCACCTTCAACACAGCCAAAAACGCTTCCTGAGGGATTTCTACAGATCCCACTTGTTTCATGCGCTTTTTACCTGCTTTCTGCTTTTCTAATAGCTTGCGTTTACGGGTAATATCGCCGCCATAGCATTTCGCTGTCACGTTTTTACGCAAAGCTTTAACGGTAGTGCGCGCCACAATATGAGCGCCAATTGCCGCTTGAATAGCTACATCAAATAGCTGCCGGGGGATCAGCTCTCTCATCTTTTCAGCTAATTCTCGCCCTCGATAGTGCGCCTGATTCCGGTGGACAATCAGTGAGAGCGCATCCACCCGCTCGCCATTAATCAGCAAATCTAATTTAACCAAATCCGCAGACTGGAAGCGTGAGAAATGGTAATCTAGGGAAGCGTAACCACGACTCACTGACTTGAGGCGTTCAAAGAAATCCAACACCACTTCGCTGAGTGGCAATTCATAATTCAATGAAATCTGATTCCCCAAATACTGGAGCTGTTTTTGTGTTCCGCGCTTCTCTTCACATAGGCCGATGACTGCTCCCACATACTGCTGAGGCACCAAAATATCTGCCTGGATAATGGGTTCACGAACCTCGGCAACCTGTCCCGGTTCAGGCAAAATAGAGGGATTGTCTATGCGTAAAACCTCACCCTTGGAAGTCAACACTTGATATACTACGGTCGGTGCCGTCGTGATTAAATTTAGACTATATTCCCGCTCCAAGCGCTCCTGTATAATCTCCATATGAAGCATACCCAGGAAGCCGCAACGGAAACCAAACCCTAAAGCTTGGGACGTCTCTGGTTCATAGAATAAAGCAGCATCATTAAGACGAAGTTTAGCAAGCGCCTCTCGAAGATCCTCATAATCATCTGAGTCGACAGGAAACAAGCCTGCAAAAACTTGAGGCTTCACAGCTTTAAATCCTGGCAGCGCTTTAGTGGCAAACTGCTCAACGTGAGTCACCGTATCCCCCACCGGTGCCCCATCCACATCCTTGATTCCTGCAATTATATACCCCACTCCGCCTGTGAGAAGCTGTTCCACTTCCCTGCGTTTAGGCGTAAATAACCCCGCCTTCTCTACCCGATAGTGCTGGCCCGTAGACATAATTTTAATTTTATCTTTAGGTTTAAGGCAGCCATCTACCACCCGCACCAGAGAAATGACTCCCAAATAATTATCAAACCAGGAATCGATAATAAGCGCCCGCAAAGGCGATGCTGGATCACCCTGGGGCGGAGGAACGCGAGCAACTAAAGCTGCTAGAAGCTCTTCGATCCCTTGTCCTGTTTTAGCGCTTACCTGCAGAGCGTCGCTAGCATCCAATCCGATAATCTCTTCAATTTCTTGGCACACCCGCTCTGGCTCTGCCGAAGGGAGATCGATCTTATTAAGAACAGGTACCACCTCTAAACCCTGCTCAATCGCTGTATAGCAATTAGCAACACTCTGGGCCTCAACGCCTTGAGAAGCATCCACCACCAGCAAGGCCCCCTCGCAGGCAGCCAGTGAACGAGACACTTC
This sequence is a window from Nitrosococcus oceani ATCC 19707. Protein-coding genes within it:
- the lepA gene encoding translation elongation factor 4; translation: MGLSISHSMKNIRNFSIIAHIDHGKSTIADRFIQICGGLSKREMAQQVLDSMDLERERGITIKAQSVSLNYCGRNGEVYHLNFIDTPGHVDFSYEVSRSLAACEGALLVVDASQGVEAQSVANCYTAIEQGLEVVPVLNKIDLPSAEPERVCQEIEEIIGLDASDALQVSAKTGQGIEELLAALVARVPPPQGDPASPLRALIIDSWFDNYLGVISLVRVVDGCLKPKDKIKIMSTGQHYRVEKAGLFTPKRREVEQLLTGGVGYIIAGIKDVDGAPVGDTVTHVEQFATKALPGFKAVKPQVFAGLFPVDSDDYEDLREALAKLRLNDAALFYEPETSQALGFGFRCGFLGMLHMEIIQERLEREYSLNLITTAPTVVYQVLTSKGEVLRIDNPSILPEPGQVAEVREPIIQADILVPQQYVGAVIGLCEEKRGTQKQLQYLGNQISLNYELPLSEVVLDFFERLKSVSRGYASLDYHFSRFQSADLVKLDLLINGERVDALSLIVHRNQAHYRGRELAEKMRELIPRQLFDVAIQAAIGAHIVARTTVKALRKNVTAKCYGGDITRKRKLLEKQKAGKKRMKQVGSVEIPQEAFLAVLKVGKKP